Sequence from the Arthrobacter pigmenti genome:
GTAGCGGCGTTCGTTGCTATTGTTGGGGTGATAGCCCTGTCGCGGCACCATCCAGATGTTGTCAAGCGGCAGAAGGAAGCACGACGGCGGTAACGCCTGCCGCCGCTTCGACCACCGTTGCCAACCCGAGGACTACTTCGTGACTGATCCGGCAGCAGACGCGCCGCTGACCATCCTCATCGCTGCAGACACCTACCCGCCGCACATCAACGGTGCAGCCCAGTTCGGGTACCGGCTGGCCAAGGGCATGAAGGCGCGTGGACACAAGGTTCACGTTCTCGCTCCGCACACCACCAACGGCAAGAGCTTCACGGAGCCCGGAGGCGAGTGGGCTGTCCATCGCCTGCGCTCGCACTCGGTGCCCACGCATGAGTACTGGCGCATCTGCCTGCCGTGGGAAATCAAGCGGGAGATCAGCATGTTGTTCGACCGCGTGCAACCCGACGTCGTGCACATCCAGTGCCATTATATGGTCGGCGAGTACGCGCTCTATGAGGCGGTCAAGCGTGGGATCCGGGTGGTGGCCACCAACCACTTCATGCCCGAGAATCTGAACCCGTTCCTCCCCTTCCCGCAGTGGTTCAAGAACATCGTCGCCAAGAACTCATGGCGCGACATGGGCAAGGTGATGGGAAAGGCCAACGTCGTAACCACTCCCACCCCGTTGGCAGCCAAGGCCATGCATGAGCACGCTTTCCTGCGCAAGGTGCTTCCGCTGTCCAACGGCATTGATGCCTCCGCGTACGAGCCGCGGCCGGGGGAGAAGCTCGAGCGCCCGGATCATCCGACCGTCCTGTTCGTCGGCAGACTCGCCGAGGAGAAGCACGTTGACGTCCTGATCGACGCCGTCGCCAGGACACCTGTTGAATTCAACCTGCACCTCGAAATTGTTGGTGGAGGCGAAGTGAAGCCGGCACTCCAGGCCCAGGTAAAACGTCTGGGGCTGAGTGGGCGGGTGAAGTTCCTCGGCTTGATTTCAGACGAGGAGTTGCGCCAGGCGTACCTCCGGGCAACGGTTTTCTGCCAGCCGGGAACTGCCGAACTTCAGTCGCTTGTGACCCTGGAAGCTATGTCCGCCTCAACGCCGGTCCTCCTCGCCAACGCCATGGCGCTGCCGCACCTCGTGGAGGACGGTTCGAACGGGTACCTCTTTACTCCACATGACAGCGCTGAGCTTGGCCGCCGCCTCACCGAGATCATTTCGATGCCGGAGGCTGAGCGCGAGCGTATGGGCAAGATGAGCAGGTCGATGGTGGAGAAGCACAGCATCAACGCGACCCTCGCGACGTTCGAGGATCTCTACTATGGCCGGTTCCACGCCGGCGAGGCTGTATAGCGTCCCGGTCCTGTCTGCACCCTGACCGCGGGCATGGCTAGAATGGGTCTGCGCCGGGTGCCACCGGCGCTGCGGGGCTGTAGCTCAGCCGGTTAGAGCAGCGGACTCATAATCCGTTTGTCGTGGGTTCAAGCCCCACCAGCCCTACAACACTTCCGCAGGGAGCAAGGGAATCCTCGGCTGACACAGCCGGGGATTCTCTTGTTTACTGATGTGGTGGAACAAGTTACTGGCGGGTAACATTACTGGAGGCGGGCTCGTGCCAACGGGGTGCGGACCGCGGGTGCCCAGTTATGGCGCCGAATGACTGCCAGTGAGGAATGTGTCCATGGGTGCACCCGTAATCGACGCCGACAACCTTCCCTACGCGGACGGTGACTTCTACTTCTTCGAGGAGCTGCTCAGTTCCAAGGAACGCGACCGGCTGCATGAGGTCCGGGACTGGTTGGCCACTGAAGTCCGCCCGCATGCCGCCCGCTGGTGGAACGAGGGAGAGTTCCCGCACGAGCTCATCCCGCGGATAGCGGAGCTCGACATCGTGAGCCCGGTTCGCAGACTGGGCTGTTCGAATCTGTTCGCGGGCTTGCTGCATGCCGAATTCACGCGGGCGGACACCTCGGTGGCCACGTTCATGGGTGTGCATGACGGACTCTTCACAGGGTCGATCGAGACCCTCGCCTCGCCCGAGCAGCAGGAGGCGTGGCTTCCGGACATCTATTCCATGAAGAAGATCGGCGCCTTCGGCCTCACCGAGCCACTGGGCGGCTCCGACGTTGCCGGCGGCACACGCACCACGGCCGAGCGCGACGGCGACAGCTGGGTCCTCAATGGAGCCAAGCGCTGGATCGGCAATGCGACGTTCTCCAACTGGGTGGTCATCTACGCCCGGGACGTCGCGGACAACCAGGTCAAAGGCTTCCTGGTGGACACCTCCCTACCCGGTTACAGCGCCACGAAGATAGAGAACAAGATCGCACTGCGCAGCGTCCAGAACGCCGATATCGTGCTTGACGGACTGCGCATCGGAGATGAATTCCACCTGGCCGGTGCCAACAGCTTCAAGGACACTAACAAGGTGCTGCGGATCACCCGCCTCTCGGTGGCCTGGCAGGCAGTGGGCCAGCAACTGGCAGCGTTCGATGTGGCTCGCCGGTACGCGGTGGAACGCCAACAGTTCGGTCGCCCGCTGGCATCCTTTCAGCTCATCCAACAACAGTTGGTGGAAATGCTCGGCAACACGGTGTCCTCGCTCGGAATGATGGTTCGGCTCGCACAACTGGCGGACAACGGCGGCGCCCGGGACGAGCAGTCCGCGCTGGCGAAGGCGTTCACCACGGCCCGCATGAGGGAGACCGTGGCGCTTGGCCGCAGCATCCTCGGCGGCAACGGCATTGTCACCGATTATGAGATGGCCAAGATCTTCGCCGACGCCGAAGCAATCTACTCATATGAGGGCACCTACGAGATCAATTCGCTGGTGACAGGGCGCGCTATCACGGGTATGGCGGCTTTCCTGTAGCGCTGTCCTGTGTGCAGTGGTGCTAGCCCGGGGTGGTCATCGGAAGCAGGATGGACGGCCGCCGGTCAGTGACGAAATTCAGCGGATTGACGTACTCGCCGTGCTCCCGGACGCCCCAGTGCACGCAGGCCCGGGGGCAGTGCGGTTCGCTGCTGAGGTGTCCCACGGCATCACCTGCGCTGACCACCGTGCCCTCCGCGAGGAGGGCAGTCACCGGTTCGAAGCTGCTGAGGTGGCCATCGCCGTGGTCGATGGTGATGACGGGTCTGTCCACCACCTTTCCGACGAAGACCACGACGCCGTCCGCGGGGCTCGCGACCGGGCTGCCCGCCGAAGCGCCGAGATCCACGCCGCGGTGGCCGGCCATCCAGCGCTCCGGCGGGCGGTCGAAGGGGCGCAGCACGGGTGGAGTTCCGTCCAGCGGCCAATCCCAGGCGGCGTCGGCGGGGCTCGGGGCTGCCCGGCCCGGCAGTACCGGAGCGACAACGCTGAGCAGGACAGCGACAAAGAGCGCGCCTCCGCGGTGGCGGGTTGTCTTCTTCTGGTTTCTCACCCCTTCAGTCTGACTCCTGCGGTGCGGAGCGGCTCATCGTCGCTTACGTATGTGGACAAATTCAGCCGAACGCCGCTGCCTGTGCAGGAGGACTGCTAGATCGGCCGGGCATAGTTGCCCGAGGGCTGTAGTACACTTGACGAAGCAGTTTTCCGCGTTTTGGCGTGCCATGATTCGCAAAGCTGACTACGCGTGCCCCGATTCGCATGTGCACATCCCGAGCCTCCTGTAAAGCAGTTCGGAATGGACGCGGGCGAGCATCCTTCCAGCGGTCCGGAGCAATCCGGTTGGAAGAGTGGTCTTTCCTGACTGACGGGCACCAGGAACCCCCGCACCTTGAGCGGGATATCAACCGTCAAACCGGCAGTCCTAGAGCAATGCCTATGCTGCCCAAAGAAAGGAACGGCATGCCAGTCGTTACCATGCGCCAGCTGCTTGACAGCGGCGTCCACTTCGGTCACCAGACCCGTCGCTGGAACCCGAAGATGA
This genomic interval carries:
- a CDS encoding glycosyltransferase, whose product is MTDPAADAPLTILIAADTYPPHINGAAQFGYRLAKGMKARGHKVHVLAPHTTNGKSFTEPGGEWAVHRLRSHSVPTHEYWRICLPWEIKREISMLFDRVQPDVVHIQCHYMVGEYALYEAVKRGIRVVATNHFMPENLNPFLPFPQWFKNIVAKNSWRDMGKVMGKANVVTTPTPLAAKAMHEHAFLRKVLPLSNGIDASAYEPRPGEKLERPDHPTVLFVGRLAEEKHVDVLIDAVARTPVEFNLHLEIVGGGEVKPALQAQVKRLGLSGRVKFLGLISDEELRQAYLRATVFCQPGTAELQSLVTLEAMSASTPVLLANAMALPHLVEDGSNGYLFTPHDSAELGRRLTEIISMPEAERERMGKMSRSMVEKHSINATLATFEDLYYGRFHAGEAV
- a CDS encoding acyl-CoA dehydrogenase family protein, whose product is MGAPVIDADNLPYADGDFYFFEELLSSKERDRLHEVRDWLATEVRPHAARWWNEGEFPHELIPRIAELDIVSPVRRLGCSNLFAGLLHAEFTRADTSVATFMGVHDGLFTGSIETLASPEQQEAWLPDIYSMKKIGAFGLTEPLGGSDVAGGTRTTAERDGDSWVLNGAKRWIGNATFSNWVVIYARDVADNQVKGFLVDTSLPGYSATKIENKIALRSVQNADIVLDGLRIGDEFHLAGANSFKDTNKVLRITRLSVAWQAVGQQLAAFDVARRYAVERQQFGRPLASFQLIQQQLVEMLGNTVSSLGMMVRLAQLADNGGARDEQSALAKAFTTARMRETVALGRSILGGNGIVTDYEMAKIFADAEAIYSYEGTYEINSLVTGRAITGMAAFL
- a CDS encoding M23 family metallopeptidase gives rise to the protein MRNQKKTTRHRGGALFVAVLLSVVAPVLPGRAAPSPADAAWDWPLDGTPPVLRPFDRPPERWMAGHRGVDLGASAGSPVASPADGVVVFVGKVVDRPVITIDHGDGHLSSFEPVTALLAEGTVVSAGDAVGHLSSEPHCPRACVHWGVREHGEYVNPLNFVTDRRPSILLPMTTPG